One window of Quercus robur chromosome 5, dhQueRobu3.1, whole genome shotgun sequence genomic DNA carries:
- the LOC126728332 gene encoding pentatricopeptide repeat-containing protein At1g71060, mitochondrial-like has product MKHKGMLSKETFASISRRYARVRKVKEAVDAFEKIEKFGMKLVVSDYNRLIDTLSKSKNVEKAQEVFNTMKKRREMRDEGFELDVVTYGIIIIVHCKARKYDEALELFREMEAKNCQVFDEINDKDPDVILSNRVHEDTERFKVLWNLVSDMKHKGLLSKETFALISRRYARARKVREAVDAFEKIEKFGMKLGVLDYNRLIDTLSKSRNVRGSLECYGISNPRELRKQRLYL; this is encoded by the exons ATGAAGCATAAAGGGATGTTGAGTAAAGAGACGTTTGCGTCGATTTCACGGAGATATGCTAGAGTGAGGAAGGTTAAAGAAGCCGTAGATGCTTTTGAGAAGATAGAGAAGTTTGGAATGAAGTTGGTAGTGTCGGATTATAATAGATTGATTGATACTTTGAGCAAATCGAAAAATGTTGAGAAAGCACAAGAGGTGTTTAATACAATGAAGAAGAGAAG GGAGATGAGAGATGAAGGGTTTGAACTTGATGTTGTGACATATGGTATAATTATCATTGTGCATTGTAAGGCAAGGAAATATGATGAAGCACTTGAGTTATTCCGTGAAATGGAAGCAAAGAATT GCCAAGTGTTTGATGAAATAAATGACAAGGACCCAGATGTTATTTTAAGCAATAGAGTCCATGAGGACACTGAAAGA TTCAAGGTGCTCTGGAATTTAGTTAGTGATATGAAGCATAAAGGGTTGTTGAGTAAAGAGACGTTTGCATTGATTTCACGGAGATATGCTAGAGCAAGGAAGGTTAGAGAAGCTGTAGATGCTTTTGAGAAGATAGAGAAGTTTGGAATGAAGTTGGGAGTGCTGGATTATAATAGATTGATTGATACTTTGAGCAAATCAAGAAATGTTAGGGGTTCATTAGAGTGTTATGGAATTAGTAACCCTAGAGAGCTTAGGAAACAAAGACTATACCTGTGA